In Topomyia yanbarensis strain Yona2022 chromosome 2, ASM3024719v1, whole genome shotgun sequence, one DNA window encodes the following:
- the LOC131684427 gene encoding astacin-like produces MLKPYELYRGIRSPARWPGAIVPYQITGSFTTKDLANIQTAMSQFASTTCVRFVPHTTEKLYVSIDSGDTGCWSFQGRSTINKQNRVNLQTPYCTETFIVVHELMHALGFIHEFTRPDRDSWVSINMGALEPQYQTAEFYLRAFAIQSVAQDELHRIPYNYGSVMHYSKYGGAASYSTPVMTNLQPWDGDFGNTTGLSDLDIFRVNYRYCNSTITTATTSAAPIKFRRTTSNATAKSTKGNSTNTKPSN; encoded by the exons ATGCTGAAACCGTATGAACTGTACAGAGGTATTAGGTCTCCTGCGAGATGGCCGGGTGCTATTGTCCCCTATCAGATAACTGGATCATTTA CTACCAAAGATCTTGCCAACATACAGACTGCAATGAGTCAGTTCGCTTCGACCACATGTGTCAGATTTGTACCACACACCACCGAGAAGCTTTACGTGAGTATTGATAGTGGAGACACTGGTTGTTGGTCCTTTCAGGGACGAAGCACGATAAACAAGCAGAATCGGGTGAATCTACAAACGCCTTACTGTACCGAAACATTCATAGTTGTTCACGAGCTAATGCATGCGCTCGGATTCATCCACGAATTTACCAGACCGGATCGTGACAGTTGGGTATCGATTAATATGGGAGCTTTGGAACCTCAGTATCAGACGG CCGAGTTCTACCTAAGAGCTTTCGCGATACAATCGGTGGCTCAAGATGAGCTGCACAGAATTCCTTATAACTACGGTAGTGTGATGCACTACTCCAAATACGGAGGGGCTGCCAGTTACAGTACACCAGTGATGACTAATTTG cAACCATGGGATGGTGATTTTGGTAACACTACCGGTCTATCGGATCTAGATATTTTTAGAGTCAATTACAGGTACTGTAATTCTACTATTACTACTGCGACGACATCAGCAGCACCG ATCAAATTCCGAAGAACTACTTCCAATGCAACGGCCAAGTCTACTAAAGGAAATTCTACAAACACCAAGCCATCCAATTGA